One window of the Amia ocellicauda isolate fAmiCal2 chromosome 18, fAmiCal2.hap1, whole genome shotgun sequence genome contains the following:
- the wnt4 gene encoding protein Wnt-4a yields the protein MTSAGALRSLLMLFLALFSAHASNWLYLAKLSSVGSISEEETCEKLKGLIQRQVQICKRNVEVMDSVRRGAQLAIDECQHQFRNRRWNCSTLETLPVFGKVVTQGTREAAFVYAISSAGVAFAVTRACSSGELEKCGCDRTVHGVSPEGFQWSGCSDNIAYGVAFSQSFVDVRERSKGSSSSRALMNLHNNEAGRKAILSNMRVECKCHGVSGSCEVRTCWKAMPTFRRVGGVLKEKFDGATEVEQRKIGTTKVLVPKNSQFKPHTDEDLVYLDSSPDFCDHDLKNGVLGTAGRHCNKTSKAIDGCELMCCGRGFHTEEVEVVDRCSCKFHWCCYVKCKQCRKLVEMHTCR from the exons GTACCTGGCCAAGCTGTCGTCGGTGGGCAGCATCTCGGAGGAAGAGACGTGCGAGAAGCTGAAGGGCCTGATTCAGCGCCAGGTGCAGATCTGCAAACGCAATGTGGAGGTGATGGACTCGGTGCGTCGGGGCGCCCAGCTGGCCATCGACGAGTGCCAGCACCAGTTCAGGAACCGGCGGTGGAACTGTTCCACCCTGGAGACGCTGCCCGTCTTCGGAAAGGTGGTCACCCAAG GCACTCGGGAGGCCGCCTTCGTATACGCCATCTCCTCGGCCGGTGTGGCGTTCGCAGTAACCCGGGCCTGCAGCAGCGGAGAGCTGGAGAAGTGCGGCTGTGACCGCACCGTGCACGGGGTCAGCCCAGAGG GGTTCCAGTGGTCGGGCTGCTCAGACAACATCGCTTACGGGGTGGCGTTCTCGCAGTCCTTCGTCGACGTGAGGGAGAGGAGTAAAGGGTCGTCTTCCAGTCGAGCGCTAATGAACCTCCACAATAACGAAGCCGGGAGGAAG gCCATCCTGAGCAACATGCGTGTGGAGTGCAAGTGCCACGGCGTGTCGGGCTCCTGTGAGGTACGGACCTGCTGGAAGGCCATGCCCACCTTCCGCAGGGTGGGCGGGGTGCTGAAGGAGAAGTTCGACGGGGCCACGGAGGTGGAGCAGCGCAAGATCGGCACAACCAAAGTGCTGGTGCCCAAGAACTCGCAGTTCAAGCCCCACACGGACGAGGATCTGGTCTACTTGGACTCCAGCCCGGACTTCTGCGACCACGACCTGAAGAACGGGGTGCTGGGCACGGCTGGGCGCCACTGCAACAAGACCTCCAAGGCCATCGACGGCTGCGAGCTCATGTGCTGCGGCCGGGGCTTCCACACCGAGGAGGTGGAGGTGGTGGACAGGTGCAGCTGCAAGTTCCACTGGTGCTGCTACGTCAAGTGCAAACAGTGCCGGAAACTGGTGGAGATGCACACCTGCCGGTGA